The Engystomops pustulosus chromosome 7, aEngPut4.maternal, whole genome shotgun sequence DNA window atcagccatggctgctgtaatatgtgatgtatcagccatggctgctgtaatatgtgatgtatcagccatgtctgctgtaatatctgatgtatcagccatggctgctgtaatatgtgatgtatcagccatggctgctgtaatatgtgatgtatcagccatggctgctgtaatatgtgatgtatcagccatggctgctgtaatatgtgatgtatcggccatgtctgctgtaatatgtgatgtatcagccatgtctgctgtaatatctgatgtatcagccatgtctgctgtaagagCACATATGAGCTGCAGAAAGCTGTGTGAGGTAATAAACATCCCATAGAGATCCCTGTGTGAAGCAGATCCCTGCTCCGCCATGTCTGCACTATGTGAGGTAACTGGGAGCAGGTCTCCCCTGCAGCATGTTcacataatattataaaatatttctcCCCAGTAACACTAAGCAGCCATATccgcagtgtatgaggtaataagCTGACATACAGTCATGTCTGCCATATATAACATAACTGGGCTTATATTCATGAGGAGATTATTGCATAAACTGCTGTGTTAATTatgatttctgaggtaaaaatccttcTATACCTGATGTAGAAGCTGTTTTTACACTAGTacctgatgtgtgaggtgtatgtggtcACTACAGTGTGATATAATCTCAGTATTATACTCCCCAGGCAGCagacatgtttctccatggtcttctggtgagagaaagaggaagagagacccaggacaggaagtgatatcTACTGCTAGGCCCCATCCCTCTCATAGTACcgccctatacactacatactatgccctctcacagtacaccctatacactacatactatgccctctcacagtacaccctataccagtgtttttcaaccttttttgagccgcagcacactttttatacttagaaaatcctggggcacaccaccaaccaaaatagcacaaaatgacactaaaacagttatattatacatatagttaataatatatattctaaatttattttactcactcagtgaatGAGTATGaaacctcttcctcaacagttctcagtttctccctgtttttagtacatGCTGCTGATTATTATtaggctcatatactgcaaaataaaggggtacgatgagaagtactatggccatgaggccagagtacaagttccagctcatatactcagcatatgagctggtacttgtagtactccagcctcatgactatagtatttctcattttacatcgctgcgcattgccgggaaacaaaacacagggggcaccatagtgtgGGGaacttccccgcggcacacccgaccatgtgtcacggcacactagtgtgccacggcacactggttgaaaatcactgccctatacactacatactatgccctctcacagtacaccctatacactacatactctgccctctcacagtaccaccttaccctacactctgccctctcacagtacaccctgccctacatactctgccctctcacagtacaccctgccctacatactctgccctctcacagtacaccctgccctacatactctgccctctcacagtacaccctatacactacatactctgccctctcatagtaccaccctaccctacactctgccctctcacagtacaccctgccctacatactctgccctctcacagtacaccctatacactacatactctgccctctcatagtaccaccctaccctacactctgccctctcacagtacatcctgccctacatactctgccctctcacagtacaccctgccctacatactctgccctctcacagtaccaccctatacactacatactctgccctctcacagtaccaccctaccctacactctgccctctcacagtacaccctgccctacatactctgccctctcacagtacaccctgccctacatactctgccctctcacagtacaccctgccctacatactctgccctctcacagtacaccctatacactacatactctgccctctcacagtacatcctgccctacatactctgccctctcacagtacaccctgccctacatactctgccctctcacattacaccctgccctacatactctgccctctcacagtacaccctgccctacatactctgccctctcacagtacaccctgccttacatactctgccctctcacagtacaccctgccctacatactctgccctctcacagtacaccctatacactacatactctgccctctcacagtacaccctgccctacatactctgccctctcacagtacaccctgccctacatactctgccctctcacagtacaccctgccctacatactctgccctctcacagtacaccctaaacactacatactctgccctctcatagtaccaccctaccctacactctgccctctcacagtacaccctgccctacatactctgccctctcacagtacaccctaaacactacatactctgccctctcatagtaccaccctaccctacactctgccctctcacagtacaccctgccctacatactctgccctctcatagtaccaccctgccctacatactctgccctctcacagtacacccttccctacatactctgccctctcacagtacaccctatacactacatactctgccctctcatagtaccaccctaccctacactctgccctctcacagtacaccctgccctacatactctgccctctcatagtaccaccctgccctacatactctgccctctcacagtacaccctgccctacatactctgccctctcatagtaccaccctaccctacactctgccctctcaaagcagaacccacctatattaaatgaatacatctacataaaaacttccagcgttctaggtccccccatgccaaagtcatgtccccctttgcttatggctccGGGGTTTCTTTAAATACTAAATATAATGTGATCAGATAGTCGCACGTTCCGCAGAATGGAACCAGTGAAAGTTACAACTCATAAAACAAATAACTCTGTTGATGGAAAATTAAGACAAAATTCTATGGATAAAAGAAAAATTATGGCAGCAAAATTTTCCGAAATGTTTTCTATTGTGTAAATATGCAAAGcataaacaaaaacataaatgaGGTTTGACTGAAACTGCACTAATAAGCACAAAGTTGATGTAACCTAAGATAGAATTTTGGTGAATTTTCTGGTGTAAGACTAACCCAGCAAAAGGGAGGTGTAACGTTAGACTAGAATTTCTTACATTTTGCCAGAGACACTTTGATAAACTAGGGCAATACAAGACTGTCCATTGTTTAGAcagtttttttctcttatatgTATTAAATACTTTActtatatacttttttttctaTAGACATCCAGACTTGTCACAAGGAACATTTATATGCGAAAACTCACAATCTTATAGAAAACAAACCTCCAGGATGTAACCAGGAAGAGGAAAGTTTTTCGTTCTTTACACGTTATGTGAACTTTATAATTGTCTCCACTGATCACTTCAGGGACCGCTCCGAGAATGAAATCATAGAGACCGGGGCAAAACATGAGGAATATTTAAAGAAAAGATTAAATGAATTACAACGTATTTCCCCCAACAAGATGTTCCGCTGGTGCCACCGATCCAGACTGGTACCACAAATGGTGATGGTGGTTGGAGTGCCCGGGGTAGGGAAGACCACGCTCATGCAGAAGTTTGTCTATGACTGGGTGAAGGGGGATCTCTATCAAAGATTCTCTTTTGTCTTCTTCTTCAAATTCCGGGAACTCAACCAATGGGATACGGTTAGTCTGGAGACCCTGATCCTTCATCATTACCCATATCTGTGGCAGCAGCTCGGGAACATCTTCCAGGATCCAGAGAAACTTCTCTTTATATTTGATGGATTAGATGAAAGCAATCATACAATGGATTTCACATCACGTCACTTGTGCTCCGACCCTAAACAGCCGGAACGTTGTggtcacattgtggtcagtttggtGAGAAAGTCTCTTCTTAATGGTTGTTCTGTTCTGATGACCAGTCGCCCGACCAGACTGGCATCAATGGATTGTAAGGTTTTCCAGCGAATGGTAGAAATCAGTGGATTCTTCACAGAAGAAAGAAAGATTTACTTTGAGAATTTCTTCCGTGACCCTGAACTGGCAGAAAAGGCTTTTACCTATGTGAGGCAGAATGACACATTGTACACGTTCTGTTACCTCCCGTCCTACTGCTGGATCATCTGTACAGTATTATCCAGGAGCTTCCAGACCACAAGTAGTGACCAGCAGGTCTCATTATTACCCAGAACCGTGACACAGCTCTTTGCCATATTTGTCGCCAACATCCTGTCCAATCACAGCCTGGAGAAAAGTGACGCCCAGAAGCTCCTGCAGTCCATCGGATGGATGGCAGAACATGGAGTCATGAATCACCTGATTATATTTGATGATCGGGATCTGGAATCTTTCCTTGTGGACAATAAGTCAAAGCTCTTATCAAgttttctgatggaatccaagaAACCTGTGTCCTATTCCTTCTTACATCTCACTGTCCAGGAATTCTTCTCTGCCTTTGTGCATTATGCAGATTATTCTCCTGAGAAGTTACAGGAATCACTAGAGAAAGCCAAATCCTATCCTGATGGACGAGGTGAGATGTTCCTGCGCTTCCTGTGTGGTCTATCAGATGCCACCACCAGGTCAATACTAGCCGGATACCTGGACACACAGGCAGCTCAGGCCTCCAGAGACGTCATCACTTGGCTGAAGAACTTCATTCCTGAAGAAGAAAGACTAAAGTTCAGTCATCAAAACAAGCAGCATCTTCTCAATATGTTGTACTATCTCTTTGAAACCCACAATACAATTTTAGTGCAGGATTCATTAAACTCATTTCGAATTTTTGAGTTTCTTGGAGTTCACCTGTCCACTCTAgactgcactgtgttagcgtATATCCTTGACACCTGCAGAAATATAgaaatacttgaacttgaacgcACTTCCATAGACGATGAAGCGTTAGAAAAACTTGCGCCAGTTTTACATAACTTGAAACGTCTGAGGTAATGAAATATTTTGATCATTTCTTATCTTTCTTTAATAGTAGCCACATTATGCTTTGGGTTTATGCTTTTTACTGATGGATTGTTTTCTCCTAGTGGCtccatttaatatttcatacaGTGTACTGGATATTCTGAATGCAAAAGAATTGACAAGAATtgcttttcattaaaggggtattcctcacACGaacacaagattcttaaatattctcagaataacaaaataatacattctctaattcactgttattaacaaaaatacagcattttacagatataattccaacctgtctctatcagtcctggtgcacacAGTTTCTATTGCCcagggatccgaccgtaaatcttctgattacGGTCGGCAGGGCAAATTCTTCTCATAAATATCTTCTCTTGTTTGCACACTGCAGGGCTCTctgctctctttttctatgtgtcagatactagtgaatgttcagaagctaaataagtgtatataaaccttgtacctagtgatagaagctaaaacagccataaaactgagtaacattgtaaagtaaggggttaaaaattatctttattgtgtaaacatcactaggggattgaaatttgagcaaacccctttaaagggaacataccaccacaaatctacctataaaggtagattgggtggtaggtggatcaatgggacgtgaggatagcccttttaagggctaatcctcacgtccccacacttttttgttaacttttattagacttttatgcaaatttacttatgcggctactggggcgtggaatagccgcatctgaggttacacgaggcggctactccacgccccagtagccacttttcccctcctactcacccatcttcagcCCTCgaccggcgatcctgccgtctgcgcatgcgcagaagagcaggcccgcgcctgtttcggaacagtgaccgcgcaggcgcgggcctgctcttctgcgcatgcgcagacggcaggatcgccggacgagggcgcgcagctacgcggagctgcgcgccgaagataggtgagtaggaggggtaaattggctaccggggcgtggagtagccgcctcgtgtaacctcagatgcggctactccacgccccagtagccgcataagtaaatttgcataaaagtctaataaaagttaacaaaaaagttagACGCTAGACGCCGAGAGTACTTCCGGTCACATGACACTGAGAGTACTTCTGGTCACATGACCGGGTCACGTGATATTTTGGGGGAGGGTGTCACGTGACGTATCGTCATAGAAACATGACGCTACCGCTGCGGATGACATCGGTCATCCACTGTAGGTAATGAGCGACTTCTGTGCCCAGCAAAAAAAAGCGACCGGACTTAAAACAAAACAACAGTGAGGATAGTCGATCCCTGTCCTCTTGGTGAACAAGGCCATAATTAGCTAAGTTATA harbors:
- the LOC140069265 gene encoding NACHT, LRR and PYD domains-containing protein 3-like, which translates into the protein MLFFYFLYLAGISNLSNLNMGVGTSKKGGSKKKLARQPREETWRPVDTSTCVSPKASSGGMKWVRLSHEVATPPIQPRTLDTISKPSIQPSRQVLPDVKEFYQQLCECEHHVLRETYEYFQEDLLHIVENWRSRSLLSELSSRNVTGLEKYPSLEHDRKTLARELVQEIFHKGREAVITLWVSLYVLQKDHGSYTLDAVLEELIHRGVNLPEEILLDSEGHNLPPQLQDIQTCHKEHLYAKTHNLIENKPPGCNQEEESFSFFTRYVNFIIVSTDHFRDRSENEIIETGAKHEEYLKKRLNELQRISPNKMFRWCHRSRLVPQMVMVVGVPGVGKTTLMQKFVYDWVKGDLYQRFSFVFFFKFRELNQWDTVSLETLILHHYPYLWQQLGNIFQDPEKLLFIFDGLDESNHTMDFTSRHLCSDPKQPERCGHIVVSLVRKSLLNGCSVLMTSRPTRLASMDCKVFQRMVEISGFFTEERKIYFENFFRDPELAEKAFTYVRQNDTLYTFCYLPSYCWIICTVLSRSFQTTSSDQQVSLLPRTVTQLFAIFVANILSNHSLEKSDAQKLLQSIGWMAEHGVMNHLIIFDDRDLESFLVDNKSKLLSSFLMESKKPVSYSFLHLTVQEFFSAFVHYADYSPEKLQESLEKAKSYPDGRGEMFLRFLCGLSDATTRSILAGYLDTQAAQASRDVITWLKNFIPEEERLKFSHQNKQHLLNMLYYLFETHNTILVQDSLNSFRIFEFLGVHLSTLDCTVLAYILDTCRNIEILELERTSIDDEALEKLAPVLHNLKRLRLTRNNLPDASCTYLASVIRNNSSLKSLVLSYNKLDGPHFIDLIEALSSPAGQLELLDFYEDDLPDSICKHFPSIVRNNPSLKKLVLASNCLSGPHFGDLMEALSSPSCRVEELRLALSHLKHTACIQLAPVIRNHRYLKRLDLSDNYMSGRHLSDLIEAVSSPDCRIEELDLERNRLSNKEEKALKNLGMAKPSLKITY